A single region of the Calonectris borealis chromosome 21, bCalBor7.hap1.2, whole genome shotgun sequence genome encodes:
- the TMEM203 gene encoding transmembrane protein 203, translated as MLFSLRELVQWLGFATFEIFLHGLALLAFTVLLVLKVDGQAAALSWWVVFVPFFAADGLSTYFTTIVSVRLFQDGEKRLAVLRLFWILTILSLKFVFEMLLCQKLVEHTRELWYGLIMSPVFILLQLLMIRACRVN; from the coding sequence ATGCTGTTCTCCCTGCGGGAGCTGGTGCAGTGGTTGGGCTTCGCCACCTTCGAGATCTTCCTGCACGGCCTGGCCCTGCTGGCCTTCACGGTGCTCCTCGTCCTGAAGGTGGACGGCCAGGCCGCCGCGCTCTCCTGGTGGGTCGTCTTCGTCCCCTTCTTCGCCGCCGACGGCCTCAGCACCTACTTCACCACCATCGTCTCGGTGCGGCTCTTCCAGGACGGTGAGAAGCGCCTGGCCGTGCTGCGGCTCTTCTGGATCCTCACCATCCTCAGCCTCAAGTTCGTCTTCGAGATGCTGCTGTGCCAGAAGCTGGTGGAGCACACCCGGGAGCTCTGGTACGGGCTCATCATGTCGCCCGTCTtcatcctcctccagctgctcatGATCCGCGCCTGCCGGGTGAACTGA